The Achromobacter spanius genome includes the window GCGGCAAGGTGCCGGGCTTGTTCACGTTTGGCGTGAAGGGCGGCCGCGATGCCGGCGCGCGCTTCCAGGATGCGCTGCAACTGTTCACGCGCCTGGTCAACATTGGGGATTCGAAGTCGCTGGCCACGCATCCGGCGTCCACCACGCACCGCCAACTGAACCCGGAAGAGCTGCAAAAGGCCGGCGTGCGCGAAGAGACCGTGCGCTTGTCGATCGGCATTGAGCACATTGATGACCTGATCGCCGACCTGGAGCAGGCGCTGGCGCAAGTCTGATCGGGCTTATTTTCTGGCGTTCTTACCCGGCGTGGGGCAGACCACGGCGCGCAGCTTGCGCTGAACGGGGTCCCGCGCGACGGGGGCATTGTGGATGCCCGCCACCGGAATGGATTCCACCAAGGCGCCGGTGGCGTCGTTGCCGGCGTAGTGCCGGGTTTCGGTGACCGTATAGGTGTCGGCGCTGCAGTTCAAGGTGATGGGTTGCGCGACCGATCCATAGCTTTGGCCCGTGGTTTCAGACACCCGGTGCTGCGCATAAAACCATGCGACCGTCACGGTCATGACCATGGGCTTTTCGGACACGCGCGCAATTGACGCGCTGTCATAGAACACGCCGGGCATGGATTGGGGGTCTAGCGGTGTCCACAAGACATCGGGCGGAGCCGCCTGCACCGACGGTACGCAGGCGGCGGCACCCAGCAGAGCCAGGGCGATGGTAAGCAGTGCGTGCCTTGCGATCATGTCGGGGTTCCGTGGGTGGCCGGTGCAGCGTAAGAGTATGTCACGCCAGTATAGAGAACGTCGGCCAACACGCTATAGTTTCGCCCATTCCCTTTAAAAGATACCCGCCAAACGGCGGGTGCGCGTGCATCAAAAGCCCTTCCTCCATGAACCTTAGACTGCTGGCCAGCGGTGTTGCGATTGCCGTCGCGGGGGTGATCGGGTATGGCATCTACCAACTGGTTCCGCTGGGCCAGCCGCTGGCGCGCAGCGAAATCATCGGCGAACTCAATGGCCCGGCGCTGGCCTCGTCGTCCCGGGTGGTGCTGCAACGCTACGGCGAACGGCAGTTGCTGATTGGGCAGCGCCTGGTGTCCGCCCAGGACATGGCGGCGCTGGACACGGCGCCCGTGCTGGACGCGCTGGTGCCAGCCTTGAGCACGCGCCAGCCCAACCCCTGGCTGGTGGCCGACACGCGCAACCTGATTTACGGCGGCCACGGCACGGGCGCGTTTACCTTGCTGGGTTCGATCAGCGGGGATGCGGGCGTCAGCCTGATCGGGTCGCCGCAAGGGCGAGAGCTGTACCTGGTGACCGCCGCTGAACGCCGCGCCGACCCGGACGAGGTGCCCGCCACCTGGGAAATTTTGCAGTCCAACGACCTGGGCAAGACCTGGACGCTGGCGCCGGACGTGGTGCTGGGCCCGCCGCTGCGGCATACGGTGTTTCTGACGTCGGACCGCGTCATTGCCCTGGAACGGCATGACGGGCGCCAACGCCTGATGATCAGCCAGGACGGCGCGCGCCATTGGTCAGCCACTTTGCTGGATGAGCAGGTCTGGCCGGACGCGGCGGCGTTTGAACGCGGGTTTCGCGAACGCCTGGCCAAGGCCGGCGGCGCGGGCGCGGAAGACCAGCTGGCCTATGACTGGTCGCTGTATCCGCTGGACGAGCACCGCGCCGTGGGGTGGAGCTGGCGCACGCGGATCAGCCTGGATGCCTCGGCCGGGAACCAGGTTCTGGAAACGCGGCGCTTTGAAGTCGAGCTGCAAAGTGGGGCATCGCCCGCGTTCCGCATCACGCAAGACGTGCCAGCGGTGCCGGCGCAGGCGGCCGAGGCCAGCGTCACGCGCGACCAGGCGGTGTTCGAGATCTGGGGCGATGCCATCTACGAACTGGACAAGGCCGAGCAAACCTGGCAGCGGCGCGCGGCCTCGCCGACGGTGCAGGGCAAGCCTAGCTGGATCGACGATGCCTGGTTCGGGCCGAATGCGTGGGTCATCAAGACCTACGCCGACCATCTGTTTTCGTTCAACGAATACACCAAGACCTATTTCTACACGCGCGACCAGGGCAAGACGTGGCGCCCGTTCCAGATACCGCAGGACGTGGAGATCGGCCTGCTGGGCCTGGACGCCACGGGCGACGCGCTGCTGTCGCTGGCCGAGCGCGACGGCAAGACGGTGATTCGGCGGTACCCGCTGGATTGAAGCGCGACCAGGAAGCGCCGACAGGTGGCGCCAACAGAAAGCGCCAACGGGAAGCGCCATACGGGTAGCGCCAGCGGATGCCGCCGTGTTGCCCGCGTCAGACCACCAGCACCGGGCAGGGCGCGTGCGCGATGATCCGGCTGCTGACGGACCCCATCAACGCATTCATCAGCGGGCTGCGGTGATGGGAACCCAGCACGATGGCGGTGGCCTTGACCCGAGTCGCGTAGTCGACGATTTTTCCGGGCGTGAAGCCGGTCATCTCGTGGCATTCGAAGTTCACGTTGCCGTGGCGCAGGATGTCCGCCACCGAGCGCATCGCCTTGTCGCTTTCTTCGTGGTGCCAGGCATCGACTTCGTCCTTGCCGATGAATGACACGACATCCCCCCGAACCTCGGGCTCGCAATGCACCACATGCACGATGAAATCGCGGTTCAGCAATGGGGTGGCGACCAGGTAGCGGGCCGCCTCATCGCTATACGTCGATCCGTCGGTGGCAAGAATGATCGTGTTCATGGCTGCTCTCCGGTTTGGGGCTTCTTCACTTCGTTGCGGTTGGCAGTGCCTTTCCGCTTTGGCCGGGCCAGGCTGGCGCCAATCGAGGCCGCCAGAACCAGCCCGATAATGCCTAGCGACCAATGCACCGGCACGTGCATCCACTGTGCCGCCAGCATCTTGGCGCCGATAATCATCAGTACCACAGCCAAGCCGTACTTCAGGTAATGAAAGCGGTCCACCATGTCGGCCAGCAGGAAGTAGAGCGCCCGCAAGCCCATGATGGCGAAGATATTGGACGTGAAAACGATGTAGGGGTCGGTGGTGATCGCGAAGATGGCGGGAATGCTGTCCACCGCGAAGACCACGTCCGTCGCTTCGATCATCAGCAGCACCACGAACATTGGGGTCGCGTAGCGCAGCCCGTCGATTCGCACGAAGAAGGCCTGGCCGTGATAGTCCTTGGTGATCCGCATGGTGGCCCGCATGAACCGCACCAAGGGGTTCTGGGCGATGTCGGGCTGACGGCCGGCCACGGCCAGCATCCTGGCGCCGCTCAGCACCAGGAAGGCGCCCAGCACATAGAACATCCACACGAACTGGGTCAGCAGCCACACACCCGCAAGTATCATCCCGATGCGCATGAAGATGGCGCCCAGCACGCCGTACAGCAACACCCGCCGCTGTAATTCGGCGGGCACGGCGAAGTAGGTGAAGATCAGGGAAAACACGAACATGTTGTCCGCGGACAGGGACAGTTCGATGAGATAGCCGGTGAAGAATTCCAGCGTTTTTTGATTGGCCACCGCGCGGCTCATGCTGGCGTCCAGAAACCACCACATCAGCAGGCCGAACAGCGTCGCCAACGACGACCAGGCCAGCACCCAGCACAGCGCTTCCCGAGACGACACGCGGTGCGCCTGGCGGCCGCCCAGCGCATACAGATCAAGCGCCAGCACGGCCACCACGAAAACGATGAACCCCACCCACATCGGCAGGGTGGCAAACGTTTCTACCTGGCTCATACGTCG containing:
- a CDS encoding TerC family protein, whose protein sequence is MSQVETFATLPMWVGFIVFVVAVLALDLYALGGRQAHRVSSREALCWVLAWSSLATLFGLLMWWFLDASMSRAVANQKTLEFFTGYLIELSLSADNMFVFSLIFTYFAVPAELQRRVLLYGVLGAIFMRIGMILAGVWLLTQFVWMFYVLGAFLVLSGARMLAVAGRQPDIAQNPLVRFMRATMRITKDYHGQAFFVRIDGLRYATPMFVVLLMIEATDVVFAVDSIPAIFAITTDPYIVFTSNIFAIMGLRALYFLLADMVDRFHYLKYGLAVVLMIIGAKMLAAQWMHVPVHWSLGIIGLVLAASIGASLARPKRKGTANRNEVKKPQTGEQP
- a CDS encoding surface-adhesin E family protein, with the protein product MIARHALLTIALALLGAAACVPSVQAAPPDVLWTPLDPQSMPGVFYDSASIARVSEKPMVMTVTVAWFYAQHRVSETTGQSYGSVAQPITLNCSADTYTVTETRHYAGNDATGALVESIPVAGIHNAPVARDPVQRKLRAVVCPTPGKNARK
- a CDS encoding universal stress protein, with amino-acid sequence MNTIILATDGSTYSDEAARYLVATPLLNRDFIVHVVHCEPEVRGDVVSFIGKDEVDAWHHEESDKAMRSVADILRHGNVNFECHEMTGFTPGKIVDYATRVKATAIVLGSHHRSPLMNALMGSVSSRIIAHAPCPVLVV